A single genomic interval of Aedes aegypti strain LVP_AGWG chromosome 1, AaegL5.0 Primary Assembly, whole genome shotgun sequence harbors:
- the LOC5576726 gene encoding endochitinase, producing MGTRQTFLCLVTMVILMTAVVLPFAEAQGQQPARIVCYFSNWAIYRPDVGRYTIDDIPGEMCTHIIYSFIGVDDSNYKVLVIDPEVDLEQNGFRNFTNLKSKYSNAKFMIAVGGWAEGGKKYSQMVAVKERRDSFIDSVVQFMKAYDFDGFDLDWEYPGAADRGGSFSDKDKFFYFVEELRRAFDREGRGWEITMAVPVANFRLQEGYHVPELCENLDAIHCMTYDLRGNWAGFADVHSPLYKRPHDQWAYEKLNVNDGVQLWVNYGCPPNKLVIGVPFYGRTFTLSASTKNPTLGSYINKEAGGGAPGPYTNASGFLAYYEICTEVQDEEKGWTKKWDDVGLCPYTYKDTQFVGYEDVESLQHKMQWIKQKGYAGAMTWAIDMDDFRGLCGPENALTKVLYDHMKDYTVPEPTVTTTPRPEWNRPPSTQTSIQEVPLAGGPTSTTTRRPKPTTTAAKRTTRKSTTTTTTTPAPDSSEEEEDRQPEPAPVPIPAPAPAPGGDFEDAADIDCSDGQDYVASADCSKYYRCVHGQPIEFSCKPGTAFHTVSNVCDWTENADRAECRSEVKTVKDFMLDAGADGQQGES from the exons ATGG GTACACGGCAAACGTTTCTTTGTCTGGTGACGATGGTGATACTGATGACGGCGGTGGTGCTACCGTTTGCGGAAGCACAAGGTCAACAGCCGGCACGTATCGTATGCTATTTCAGCAATTGGGCCATTTATCGACCGGACGTCGGTCGGTACACTATCGATGACATTCCCGGAGAGATGTGCACCCACATCATATATTCGTTCATCGGCGTAGACGACAGCAATTACAAGGTGCTGGTCATCGATCCAGAAGTGGACCTGGAACAGAATGGGTTCAGAAACTTTACCAATTTGAAGAGCAAGTATTCCAATGCCAAGTTCATGATTGCCGTTGGGGGTTGGGCCGAAGGCGGCAAGAAGTATTCACAAATGGTAGCGGTGAAGGAACGGCGGGATTCATTCATTGATAGTGTGGTACAGTTCATGAAGGCCTACGACTTTGACGGGTTCGATCTGGATTGGGAGTATCCAGGCGCAGCCGATCGAGGAGGAAGCTTTAGCGACAAGGACAAATTCTTCTACTTTGTGGAGGAGCTGCGAAGAGCATTCGATCGAGAAGGTCGAGGTTGGGAGATCACGATGGCCGTTCCGGTGGCTAACTTCCGGTTGCAGGAGGGCTATCACGTTCCGGAGCTATGCGAGAATCTAGATGCGATCCATTGTATGACGTACGATCTGCGAGGCAACTGGGCTGGATTTGCCGATGTGCATAGCCCGCTGTACAAGCGTCCTCATGATCAGTGGGCATATGAAAAGCTGAATGTC AACGATGGAGTTCAACTCTGGGTCAACTACGGATGTCCACCAAACAAGTTGGTAATCGGTGTTCCGTTCTATGGAAGAACGTTCACCTTGAGTGCCAGTACAAAGAATCCCACTCTAGGATCATACATCAACAAGGAAGCCGGAGGTGGAGCTCCAGGACCGTACACCAATGCTAGTGGTTTTCTGGCTTATTATGAG ATTTGCACAGAAGTTCAGGATGAGGAAAAGGGATGGACCAAAAAGTGGGACGACGTAGGTCTCTGCCCATACACCTACAAGGACACCCAGTTCGTTGGATATGAAGACGTGGAATCCTTGCAGCACAAAATGCAATGGATCAAACAGAAGGGTTATGCTGGAGCTATGACTTGGGCCATTGATATGGATGATTTCCGAGGACTATGTGGCCCGGAGAATGCATTGACGAAGGTGTTGTATGATCACATGAAGGATTATACCGTTCCGGAACCAACTGTTACCACAACGCCAAGG CCGGAATGGAATCGACCACCGTCGACGCAAACTTCGATCCAAGAAGTTCCCCTGGCAGGGGGACCTACTAGCACCACAACCCGTCGGCCTAAACCGACTACAACGGCAGCCAAGCGAACCACGCGCAAGTCGACTACAACTACAACCACAACACCTGCTCCGGACAGTTCCGAAGAGGAGGAAGATCGGCAGCCCGAACCAGCCCCAGTGCCAATTCCAGCTCCCGCCCCAGCACCGGGCGGTGACTTCGAAGATGCTGCCGATATCGACTGCTCCGATGGACAGGACTACGTTGCATCGGCGGACTGCAGCAAGTACTATCGCTGTGTGCACGGGCAACCGATTGAGTTTAGCTGCAAACCGGGAACCGCATTCCACACGGTGTCGAACGTTTGTGATTGGACTGAAAATGCTGACCGAGCCGAGTGTCGTAGCGAAGTGAAAACGGTTAAGGATTTCATGTTGGATGCGGGAGCAGATGGACAGCAGGGCGAGTCGTAG